In one window of Cupriavidus necator N-1 DNA:
- a CDS encoding alpha/beta hydrolase has protein sequence MAIDPQLLAYYRRLAERYANAPAPADIPAQRARFAEIAAASLLPDPPGITVQDLELALAGRTLGARLFRPAGKTAPRLVVYFHGGGWVIGSAQTHHTVAALLAADTGCAVASVDYRLAPEHAFPAPCDDAVEAVQWFTGQRQALGLATDFVAVAGDSAGGHLAAQAAQQLNSGGAARVDAQLLIYPVTAPVLSTESYRAFADGPGLTRDEMAWFWAHFIGGKALAQGAAHPDPRVYLMAAPPVRPPATVLMVAAHDVLRDDGLAYADFLVRHDAPVITIEAGGMTHGFARLQPDAERAREWMRRAAAAFAGMIDDV, from the coding sequence ATGGCCATCGATCCGCAACTGCTTGCCTATTACCGCCGCCTGGCGGAGCGTTACGCCAATGCGCCCGCGCCGGCCGACATTCCCGCGCAGCGGGCCCGTTTCGCCGAGATTGCGGCGGCGTCGCTGTTGCCGGATCCGCCAGGCATCACGGTGCAGGACCTGGAGCTTGCGCTCGCTGGCCGCACGCTGGGCGCCAGGCTGTTCCGCCCGGCCGGCAAGACCGCGCCGCGGCTGGTGGTCTACTTCCACGGTGGCGGCTGGGTGATCGGCTCGGCGCAGACGCACCATACGGTTGCCGCCTTGCTGGCGGCCGACACGGGCTGCGCGGTGGCCAGCGTCGACTACCGCCTCGCCCCCGAGCACGCGTTCCCTGCTCCCTGCGACGATGCTGTCGAGGCCGTGCAGTGGTTCACCGGTCAACGCCAGGCACTCGGGCTGGCGACCGACTTCGTGGCCGTGGCGGGTGACAGCGCCGGCGGCCACCTGGCGGCGCAGGCAGCGCAGCAACTCAACAGCGGCGGCGCGGCGCGGGTCGATGCGCAGCTGCTGATCTATCCCGTGACGGCGCCGGTGCTCAGCACCGAAAGCTACCGCGCTTTTGCCGACGGTCCTGGCCTGACGCGTGACGAGATGGCCTGGTTCTGGGCCCATTTCATCGGCGGCAAGGCCCTGGCGCAGGGCGCCGCCCATCCCGACCCCCGTGTGTACCTGATGGCCGCGCCGCCGGTGCGCCCGCCTGCCACCGTGCTGATGGTGGCCGCGCATGATGTGCTGCGCGACGACGGCCTGGCCTATGCCGACTTCCTGGTGCGCCACGACGCCCCGGTGATTACCATCGAGGCCGGCGGCATGACCCACGGCTTCGCGCGGCTGCAGCCCGATGCCGAACGCGCGCGCGAATGGATGCGGCGTGCCGCAGCGGCCTTCGCCGGGATGATCGACGACGTCTGA
- a CDS encoding CoA-binding protein, whose translation MRPEMQQAIQAMLAMKTVAVVGLSDRPERPSHEVAEFLQDHGFRIVPVNPRHAGERILGETCHATLREAADAAAAAGSPIAWVDIFRRAEETPGVVDEAIAVGAQGVWLQLGIVNDQAVRRASDAGLLAVQDCCSKVELTHQLGLD comes from the coding sequence ATGCGCCCTGAGATGCAGCAAGCCATACAAGCCATGCTGGCGATGAAGACCGTGGCCGTGGTCGGCCTGTCCGACCGCCCGGAGCGTCCCAGCCATGAGGTTGCGGAATTCCTGCAGGACCACGGCTTCCGGATCGTGCCGGTCAATCCGCGTCATGCCGGCGAACGCATTCTGGGCGAGACCTGCCACGCCACGCTGCGCGAAGCCGCCGACGCTGCCGCGGCAGCAGGCAGCCCCATCGCGTGGGTGGACATCTTCCGCCGTGCCGAGGAAACGCCCGGCGTGGTCGATGAGGCCATCGCCGTTGGCGCACAGGGTGTCTGGCTGCAGTTGGGCATCGTCAACGACCAGGCAGTGCGCCGCGCTTCCGATGCCGGCCTGCTGGCGGTGCAGGATTGCTGCAGCAAGGTCGAGCTGACGCACCAGCTCGGGCTGGACTGA
- a CDS encoding F0F1 ATP synthase subunit epsilon: protein MATILVDVVSAETSIFSGQAKFVALPGESGELGILPGHTPLITRIQPGAVRIEKEDGSEEFVFVAGGILEVQPKHVTVLADTAIRGGDLDEAKAREAKRAAEELMQNQSSDLDLARAQSELAVAAAQLAAIARLRRKK from the coding sequence ATGGCAACCATTCTTGTAGACGTCGTCAGCGCGGAAACGTCGATCTTCTCCGGCCAGGCGAAGTTCGTGGCGCTGCCGGGCGAGTCGGGTGAACTGGGCATTCTGCCGGGTCACACGCCGCTGATCACGCGCATCCAGCCGGGTGCGGTGCGGATCGAGAAGGAAGACGGCAGCGAAGAGTTCGTGTTCGTTGCCGGCGGCATTCTCGAAGTCCAGCCCAAGCACGTCACCGTGCTGGCCGACACCGCTATCCGCGGTGGCGACCTGGACGAAGCCAAGGCGCGGGAAGCCAAGCGTGCTGCCGAAGAGCTGATGCAGAACCAGAGCAGCGATCTGGATCTGGCGCGCGCTCAGAGCGAGCTCGCCGTGGCGGCTGCCCAACTGGCTGCCATCGCCCGCCTGCGTCGTAAGAAGTAA
- the atpD gene encoding F0F1 ATP synthase subunit beta — MSIGNIVQCIGAVVDIEFPRDAMPKVYDALVLEDSGETSFAEKGLTFEVQQQLGDGVVRTIALGSSDGLRRGMPVKSTGAPISVPVGQGTLGRIMDVLGRPIDEAGPIASDERRAIHQKAPKFDELSPSTDLLETGIKVIDLICPFAKGGKVGLFGGAGVGKTVNMMELINNIAKQHSGLSVFAGVGERTREGNDFYHEMKDSNVLDKVAMVFGQMNEPPGNRLRVALSGLTMAEKFRDEGRDILFFVDNIYRYTLAGTEVSALLGRMPSAVGYQPTLAEEMGKLQERITSTKTGSITSIQAVYVPADDLTDPSPATTFLHLDSTLVLSRDIAALGIYPAVDPLDSTSRQMDPQVVGQEHYNVARAVQQTLQRYKELRDIIAILGMDELSPEDKMAVNRARKIQRFLSQPFHVAEVFTGSPGKYVPLKETIRGFKMLVDGECDHLPEQAFYMVGSIDEAFEKAKKLQ; from the coding sequence ATGAGTATCGGAAATATTGTGCAGTGCATCGGCGCCGTGGTGGACATCGAGTTCCCGCGCGACGCGATGCCGAAGGTGTACGACGCGCTGGTGCTGGAAGACAGCGGCGAAACGTCGTTCGCCGAAAAGGGCCTGACGTTCGAAGTCCAGCAGCAGCTGGGTGACGGCGTGGTCCGTACCATTGCCCTCGGTTCGTCGGACGGCCTGCGCCGCGGCATGCCGGTGAAGAGCACCGGCGCGCCGATCTCGGTGCCGGTGGGTCAAGGCACGCTGGGCCGCATTATGGATGTCCTGGGTCGCCCCATCGACGAAGCTGGCCCGATCGCTTCCGACGAGCGGCGCGCGATTCACCAGAAGGCGCCGAAGTTCGACGAACTGTCGCCTTCCACCGACCTGCTCGAAACCGGCATCAAGGTGATCGACCTGATTTGCCCGTTCGCCAAGGGCGGCAAGGTGGGTCTGTTTGGTGGCGCAGGCGTGGGCAAGACCGTCAACATGATGGAGCTCATCAACAACATCGCCAAGCAGCACAGCGGTCTGTCGGTGTTCGCCGGCGTGGGCGAGCGTACCCGTGAAGGGAACGACTTCTACCACGAAATGAAGGACTCGAACGTGCTCGACAAGGTGGCCATGGTGTTCGGCCAGATGAACGAGCCGCCGGGCAACCGTCTGCGCGTGGCACTTTCCGGCCTGACCATGGCCGAGAAGTTCCGCGACGAGGGCCGTGACATCCTGTTCTTCGTCGACAACATCTACCGCTACACGCTGGCTGGTACCGAAGTGTCGGCACTGCTGGGCCGTATGCCTTCCGCCGTGGGCTACCAGCCGACGCTGGCTGAAGAAATGGGCAAGCTGCAGGAGCGTATTACGTCGACCAAGACTGGCTCGATTACGTCGATCCAGGCCGTCTACGTGCCTGCGGATGACTTGACCGACCCGTCGCCGGCTACCACCTTCCTGCACCTGGACTCGACCCTGGTGCTGTCGCGTGACATTGCCGCTCTCGGTATCTACCCCGCAGTGGACCCGCTCGACTCGACCTCGCGTCAGATGGACCCGCAAGTGGTTGGCCAGGAGCACTACAACGTTGCGCGCGCCGTACAGCAGACCCTGCAGCGCTACAAGGAACTGCGCGACATCATCGCGATTCTGGGCATGGACGAACTGTCGCCGGAAGACAAGATGGCCGTGAACCGCGCTCGTAAGATCCAGCGTTTCCTGTCGCAGCCGTTCCACGTGGCCGAAGTGTTCACGGGTTCGCCGGGCAAGTACGTGCCGCTGAAGGAAACCATCCGTGGTTTCAAGATGCTGGTGGATGGCGAGTGCGATCACCTGCCCGAGCAGGCGTTCTACATGGTCGGCTCGATCGACGAAGCCTTCGAAAAGGCCAAGAAGCTCCAGTAA
- the atpG gene encoding F0F1 ATP synthase subunit gamma, whose translation MAGTKEIRTKIKSVQNTRKITKAMEMVAASKMRKAQERMRNARPYAEKVRNIAAHLASANPEFKHPFMQEREVKRVGMIVVTTDKGLCGGLNTNVLRAVTNELKSLQGRGVAVQATAIGSKGMQFLSRIGAKVASNVVQLGDTPHLEKLIGAIKVQLDAFTNGEVDAVYIAYTKFINTMKQEPMVEQLLPLAADKLSQTAEEKRAYSWDYIYEPDAQTVVEELLVRYVEALVYQAVAENMASEQSARMVAMKAASDNAKNVIGELQLDYNKTRQAAITKELSEIVSGAAAV comes from the coding sequence ATGGCCGGAACGAAAGAGATTCGAACCAAGATTAAGAGCGTGCAGAACACGCGCAAGATCACCAAGGCGATGGAGATGGTCGCCGCATCCAAGATGCGCAAGGCGCAGGAACGGATGCGCAATGCCCGTCCCTATGCCGAGAAAGTGCGTAACATCGCGGCGCACCTGGCTTCGGCCAACCCCGAGTTCAAGCACCCGTTCATGCAGGAGCGCGAAGTCAAGCGCGTCGGCATGATCGTGGTCACGACCGACAAGGGGCTGTGCGGCGGTCTGAACACGAACGTGCTGCGTGCGGTGACCAACGAGCTGAAGAGCCTGCAGGGTCGCGGCGTGGCTGTGCAAGCCACTGCCATCGGCAGCAAGGGCATGCAGTTCCTGAGCCGCATCGGCGCCAAGGTGGCCTCGAATGTGGTGCAGCTCGGCGACACCCCGCACCTGGAAAAGCTGATCGGCGCGATCAAGGTCCAGCTCGACGCATTCACCAATGGTGAAGTCGATGCGGTGTACATCGCGTACACCAAGTTCATCAACACGATGAAGCAGGAACCGATGGTTGAGCAACTGCTGCCGCTCGCCGCCGACAAGCTGTCGCAGACGGCGGAAGAGAAGCGCGCCTACTCGTGGGACTACATCTACGAGCCTGACGCGCAGACCGTGGTGGAAGAGCTGCTGGTTCGCTACGTCGAGGCGCTCGTGTACCAGGCCGTGGCCGAGAACATGGCGTCCGAACAGTCGGCGCGCATGGTGGCTATGAAGGCGGCATCCGACAATGCCAAGAACGTGATCGGCGAACTGCAGCTGGACTACAACAAGACCCGGCAGGCAGCGATCACCAAGGAATTGTCAGAGATCGTCAGCGGTGCGGCAGCGGTCTGA
- the atpA gene encoding F0F1 ATP synthase subunit alpha produces MQLNPSEISELIKTRISGLGAEAEVRNTGTVISVTDGICRVHGLSGVMQGEMLEFPGNTFGLALNLERDSVGAVVLGDYEHISEGDTVKCTGRILEVPVGKELLGRVVNTLGQPIDGKGPINAKETDVIEKVAPGVIARQSVSQPVQTGLKSIDSMVPIGRGQRELIIGDRQTGKTAVAVDAIINQKGKGMYCVYVAIGQKASTIANVVRKLEEHGAMEYTVVVAAAASDSAAMQYLAAYAGCTMGEYFRDRGEDALIVYDDLTKQAWAYRQVSLLLRRPPGREAYPGDVFYLHSRLLERAARVNAEYVEKFTNGAVKGKTGSLTALPVIETQAGDVSAFVPTNVISITDGQIFLETDLFNAGVRPAINAGISVSRVGGAAQTKVVKNLAGGIRTDLAQYRELAAFAQFASDLDDATRKQLERGRRVTELLKQPQYQPQQVWQLAASLFAANNGFLDNVEVKDILPFEKGLHDHLKTKYADLINRIEETKQLSKEDEPALRAAIEDFKKSAAF; encoded by the coding sequence ATGCAACTGAACCCCTCAGAAATCAGCGAGCTGATCAAGACCCGCATCTCGGGCCTTGGCGCTGAAGCTGAAGTGCGCAACACCGGCACGGTGATTTCCGTGACCGATGGCATCTGCCGCGTGCACGGCCTGTCCGGCGTGATGCAGGGCGAGATGCTGGAATTCCCCGGCAACACCTTCGGCCTCGCGCTGAACCTCGAGCGCGACTCGGTCGGCGCCGTGGTGCTGGGTGACTACGAACACATTTCCGAAGGCGACACGGTCAAGTGCACCGGCCGCATTCTGGAAGTGCCGGTGGGCAAGGAACTGCTGGGCCGCGTGGTCAACACGCTGGGCCAGCCGATCGACGGCAAGGGCCCGATCAACGCCAAGGAAACGGACGTGATCGAGAAGGTCGCCCCGGGCGTGATCGCGCGTCAGTCGGTGAGCCAGCCGGTGCAGACCGGCCTGAAGTCGATCGACTCGATGGTGCCGATCGGCCGTGGCCAGCGTGAGCTGATCATTGGCGACCGCCAGACCGGCAAGACCGCCGTGGCTGTCGACGCGATCATCAACCAGAAGGGCAAGGGCATGTACTGCGTGTACGTCGCCATTGGCCAGAAGGCTTCGACGATCGCCAACGTGGTGCGCAAGCTGGAAGAGCACGGCGCGATGGAATACACCGTCGTCGTGGCCGCCGCCGCTTCGGACTCGGCCGCCATGCAGTACCTGGCTGCCTACGCCGGCTGCACCATGGGCGAGTACTTCCGCGACCGCGGCGAAGACGCGCTGATCGTCTATGATGACCTGACCAAGCAAGCCTGGGCCTACCGCCAGGTGTCGCTGCTGCTGCGCCGCCCGCCGGGCCGTGAAGCGTACCCGGGCGACGTGTTCTACCTGCACTCGCGCCTGCTGGAGCGTGCCGCGCGCGTGAACGCCGAGTACGTCGAGAAGTTCACCAACGGCGCCGTCAAGGGCAAGACCGGTTCGCTGACCGCGCTGCCGGTGATCGAAACGCAGGCCGGCGACGTGTCCGCGTTCGTGCCGACCAACGTGATTTCGATTACCGACGGCCAGATCTTCCTGGAAACCGACCTGTTCAACGCCGGTGTCCGTCCCGCCATCAATGCCGGTATTTCGGTGTCGCGCGTCGGTGGTGCTGCCCAGACCAAGGTGGTGAAGAACCTGGCCGGTGGTATCCGTACCGACCTCGCCCAGTACCGTGAACTGGCTGCTTTCGCGCAGTTCGCTTCGGACCTGGACGATGCCACCCGCAAGCAGCTGGAGCGCGGCCGCCGCGTGACCGAGCTGCTGAAGCAGCCGCAATACCAGCCGCAGCAGGTGTGGCAGCTGGCCGCGTCGCTGTTCGCCGCCAACAACGGCTTCCTCGACAACGTGGAAGTGAAGGACATTCTGCCGTTCGAGAAGGGCCTGCACGACCATCTGAAGACCAAGTACGCCGACCTCATCAACCGTATCGAAGAGACCAAGCAGCTCTCGAAGGAAGATGAACCCGCCCTGCGTGCCGCGATCGAGGATTTCAAGAAGTCCGCCGCGTTCTAA
- a CDS encoding F0F1 ATP synthase subunit delta encodes MAETATIARPYAEALFRVASESSAGNLGAWSELVSEMGQVAANPDMKAVAGDPNVPGKKLAELFLSVLKSPLNDEARRFVKLLVDNGRLTVMPEIAEQFHVLKNAREGSSDVEITSAFPLEGSQLNDLVAALERKFGRKLYAKVAVDPSLIGGVSVKVGDEVLDTSVRTRLAAMQATLTA; translated from the coding sequence ATGGCTGAAACCGCAACCATTGCCCGTCCCTACGCTGAGGCGCTGTTCCGCGTCGCCAGCGAATCGAGCGCAGGCAATCTGGGTGCATGGTCCGAGCTGGTGTCGGAGATGGGGCAGGTTGCTGCCAATCCCGACATGAAGGCGGTAGCCGGCGATCCGAACGTTCCCGGCAAGAAGCTGGCCGAACTGTTCCTGTCGGTGCTGAAGTCCCCGCTGAATGACGAGGCTCGCCGCTTCGTCAAGCTGCTGGTGGATAACGGCCGCCTGACGGTGATGCCGGAAATCGCCGAGCAGTTCCATGTGCTCAAGAACGCCCGCGAAGGGTCGTCGGATGTCGAGATCACCAGCGCATTCCCGCTGGAAGGTTCGCAGTTGAACGACCTGGTCGCTGCACTCGAACGCAAGTTCGGCCGCAAGCTGTACGCGAAGGTGGCGGTGGACCCGTCCCTGATCGGCGGCGTGAGCGTCAAGGTCGGCGACGAAGTGCTCGACACCTCCGTGCGTACGCGCCTGGCTGCCATGCAAGCCACGCTGACCGCCTGA
- a CDS encoding F0F1 ATP synthase subunit B: MNLNATFFAQMVVFFILWWVVAKFIWPPLVKALDERAKKIADGLAAAEKGKAELELANKRVDQAMAEARTEGAQRVADAEKRAQLTADEIKQNAQAEAARIIAQAKAEADQQVTRAREELRDQVAVLAVKGAEQILKREVNAQVHTDLLNQLKAEL; this comes from the coding sequence ATGAATCTGAACGCAACGTTTTTTGCGCAGATGGTCGTGTTCTTCATCCTGTGGTGGGTTGTTGCCAAATTCATTTGGCCGCCGCTGGTGAAGGCGCTCGACGAACGCGCAAAGAAGATCGCCGATGGCCTCGCCGCTGCCGAGAAGGGCAAGGCCGAGCTCGAACTCGCCAACAAGCGTGTGGACCAGGCTATGGCCGAAGCCCGCACCGAGGGTGCACAACGCGTCGCTGACGCCGAGAAGCGCGCCCAGCTGACGGCGGACGAGATCAAGCAAAACGCCCAGGCAGAAGCCGCACGCATCATTGCCCAGGCCAAGGCCGAAGCAGACCAGCAGGTTACCCGTGCACGCGAAGAACTGCGTGACCAGGTTGCCGTGCTGGCCGTCAAGGGTGCCGAGCAGATCCTCAAGCGTGAAGTGAACGCGCAGGTCCACACCGACCTGCTCAATCAACTCAAGGCTGAGCTCTAA
- the atpE gene encoding F0F1 ATP synthase subunit C, with the protein MQAFLANIQGLTAIGIGIIIGLGAIGACLGIALMGGKYIEACARQPELMNPLQTKMFLLAGLIDAAFLIGVGVAMLFAFANPLLAVIK; encoded by the coding sequence ATGCAAGCATTTCTCGCCAACATCCAGGGTCTGACCGCCATCGGTATCGGCATCATCATCGGCCTGGGCGCTATCGGCGCCTGCCTGGGTATCGCCCTGATGGGTGGCAAGTACATCGAAGCCTGCGCACGTCAGCCTGAGCTGATGAACCCGCTGCAAACCAAGATGTTCCTGCTGGCTGGCCTGATCGACGCTGCATTCCTGATCGGCGTGGGTGTTGCAATGCTGTTCGCCTTCGCCAACCCGCTGCTGGCTGTCATCAAGTAA
- the atpB gene encoding F0F1 ATP synthase subunit A, which produces MSDATQGAEHALTPSGYIAEHLQNLNSVGGKQASVVDFSVLNYDTVFWSVLCGAIAVLFLYVAARRVTAGVPGRFQAFVEMIVEMVDDQAKGIIHGDRSWIAPLALMVFCWITMMNAIDLIPVDWVTGLNSLLGVFHIHLPHHRAVATADLNGTLGMSCSVLVLMIYYSFKIKGTGGFMHELFSAPFGAKWYLAPFNLVLNLIEFLAKAVSLGMRLFGNMYAGELVFLLIALLGSIWTFSADLSALGFVGHVVAGTVWAIFHILIVLLQAFIFMMLTLVYIGQAHDHH; this is translated from the coding sequence ATGTCTGATGCTACCCAAGGCGCCGAACACGCGCTGACACCCTCCGGCTATATCGCCGAACACTTGCAGAACTTGAACTCGGTCGGCGGCAAGCAAGCGTCGGTGGTCGATTTCTCCGTGCTCAACTACGACACGGTGTTCTGGTCCGTGCTGTGCGGCGCCATCGCCGTGCTGTTCCTGTACGTCGCCGCGCGCCGCGTCACCGCCGGCGTGCCGGGCCGCTTCCAAGCCTTCGTCGAGATGATCGTCGAGATGGTCGACGACCAGGCCAAGGGCATCATCCACGGCGACCGTTCGTGGATTGCGCCGCTGGCGCTGATGGTGTTCTGCTGGATCACCATGATGAACGCGATCGACCTGATTCCGGTCGACTGGGTCACCGGCCTGAACAGCCTGCTCGGCGTCTTCCACATTCACCTTCCCCACCACCGCGCAGTGGCCACGGCCGACCTGAACGGCACGCTGGGCATGTCGTGCTCGGTGCTGGTCCTGATGATCTACTACAGCTTCAAGATCAAGGGCACGGGCGGCTTCATGCACGAACTGTTCTCGGCCCCGTTCGGCGCCAAGTGGTACCTGGCCCCGTTCAACCTGGTCCTGAACCTGATTGAATTCCTGGCCAAGGCCGTTTCGCTCGGCATGCGGTTGTTCGGCAACATGTACGCCGGCGAACTCGTGTTCCTGCTGATCGCGCTGCTGGGTTCCATCTGGACGTTCAGCGCCGACCTGTCCGCGCTGGGCTTTGTCGGCCACGTGGTGGCCGGCACGGTATGGGCGATCTTCCACATCCTGATCGTCCTGCTCCAGGCCTTCATTTTCATGATGCTGACGCTGGTGTATATCGGCCAGGCTCACGATCACCACTGA
- a CDS encoding ATP synthase subunit I codes for MVQDRQQRGAGSRQEDDWDDWKEGAEREEEAVDPLSHAEAVTLFGERALRPSRMTPGKVVLAQVVVSLLSALCWALFAKEAGPYGWSALFGGMVCFVPSGFFALRLWLARDRASVGGLVLGEAIKVFGTVALLVLVVVLYRDLRWVPMLVTFLLALKTYWVVALAMR; via the coding sequence GTGGTTCAAGACCGTCAGCAGCGAGGCGCCGGGTCCCGTCAGGAAGATGACTGGGATGACTGGAAAGAAGGCGCAGAACGTGAGGAAGAGGCTGTCGATCCGCTGTCGCACGCCGAGGCGGTGACGCTGTTTGGCGAGCGTGCGTTGCGCCCTTCGCGCATGACCCCGGGCAAGGTTGTCCTGGCGCAGGTGGTGGTTTCCCTGCTGTCGGCACTGTGCTGGGCGCTGTTCGCGAAAGAGGCGGGGCCGTATGGGTGGTCGGCGCTGTTCGGCGGCATGGTGTGCTTCGTGCCGAGCGGATTCTTCGCCTTGCGCCTGTGGCTGGCGCGCGACCGGGCGTCGGTCGGCGGGCTGGTGCTGGGTGAGGCGATCAAGGTCTTCGGCACCGTGGCACTGCTGGTGCTGGTCGTGGTGCTGTACCGGGATCTGCGCTGGGTGCCGATGCTGGTCACGTTCCTGCTGGCGCTAAAGACATATTGGGTGGTGGCCCTGGCGATGCGCTAG
- a CDS encoding ParB/RepB/Spo0J family partition protein, which yields MSTAKKKGLGRGLEALLGGPAEIVESVKQEGAPTVLRLSQLQPGKYQPRTRMDEGALQELAASIRAQGLMQPILVRRVAEPDRYEIIAGERRFRASKLAGLDKVPVLVKDVADEAAAAMALIENIQREDLNPLEEAQGIMRLIREFSFTHEQAAESVGRSRSAVSNLLRLLNLAAPVQTMLMAGDLDMGHARALLAVDGANQITLANQIVNKRLSVRETEKLVASTLKPFDLKSLKQKGANNVRDVARLEEELSDALGLAVQIKLGTRGKGQLTIHFSDNDALEGVLVRLRESTEKQKVA from the coding sequence ATGAGCACTGCAAAGAAAAAGGGCCTGGGCCGCGGCCTCGAAGCGTTGCTGGGCGGGCCGGCCGAAATCGTTGAATCGGTGAAGCAGGAGGGTGCACCCACGGTGCTGCGCCTGAGCCAGCTGCAGCCGGGCAAGTACCAGCCGCGCACGCGCATGGATGAAGGCGCGCTGCAGGAGCTGGCCGCCAGCATCCGCGCGCAGGGCCTGATGCAGCCGATCCTGGTGCGCCGCGTGGCCGAGCCGGACCGCTATGAAATCATCGCGGGCGAGCGGCGCTTCCGCGCGTCCAAGCTCGCCGGCCTGGACAAGGTGCCGGTGCTGGTGAAGGACGTCGCCGATGAAGCCGCGGCCGCGATGGCGCTGATCGAGAACATCCAGCGCGAAGACCTGAACCCGCTGGAAGAAGCGCAGGGCATCATGCGCCTGATCCGCGAATTCAGTTTCACGCATGAGCAGGCGGCCGAGTCGGTCGGCCGTTCGCGCAGCGCGGTGTCGAACCTGCTGCGCCTGCTGAACCTGGCCGCGCCGGTGCAGACCATGCTGATGGCGGGCGACCTCGACATGGGCCACGCGCGCGCGCTGCTGGCGGTGGACGGCGCCAACCAGATCACGCTGGCCAACCAGATCGTGAACAAGCGGCTGTCGGTGCGCGAGACCGAGAAGCTGGTGGCCTCCACGCTCAAGCCGTTTGACCTGAAGTCGCTCAAGCAGAAGGGCGCCAACAACGTGCGCGACGTGGCACGGCTGGAAGAAGAATTGTCCGATGCGCTGGGCCTGGCGGTACAGATCAAGCTGGGCACGCGCGGCAAGGGCCAGCTCACCATCCACTTCAGCGACAACGACGCGTTGGAAGGTGTGCTCGTGCGCCTGCGCGAATCCACTGAAAAGCAGAAGGTCGCCTGA
- a CDS encoding ParA family protein, translated as MAKVFVIANQKGGVGKTTTTVNLAAGLAAQDQRVLLVDLDPQGNASMGSGIDKQALEHSVYQVLVGLASIKQARQRSETGRYDVLPANRELAGAEVELVELDQRERRLRQAIEEVNDEYDFVLIDCPPSLSLLTLNGLCAAHGVIVPMQCEYFALEGLSDLVNTIKQVHANLNRDLQVIGLLRVMFDPRVTLQQQVSAQLESHFGEKVFKTLIPRNVRLAEAPSYGMPGVAFDPSSKGAKAYLDFGAEMIARVRQLG; from the coding sequence ATGGCCAAGGTATTCGTGATCGCAAACCAGAAGGGCGGGGTAGGCAAGACCACCACCACGGTGAACCTCGCCGCCGGCCTGGCCGCGCAGGACCAGCGCGTGCTGCTGGTCGACCTGGACCCGCAGGGCAATGCCTCGATGGGTTCGGGCATCGACAAACAGGCGCTGGAGCACAGCGTGTACCAGGTGCTGGTGGGCCTGGCCAGCATCAAGCAGGCGCGCCAGCGTTCCGAGACCGGCAGGTACGACGTGCTGCCCGCCAACCGCGAACTGGCCGGCGCGGAAGTGGAGTTGGTCGAGCTGGACCAGCGCGAGCGCCGCCTCAGGCAGGCCATCGAAGAGGTCAATGACGAATATGACTTCGTGCTGATCGACTGCCCGCCGTCGCTGTCGCTGCTGACGCTGAACGGCCTGTGCGCCGCGCACGGCGTGATCGTGCCGATGCAGTGCGAGTACTTCGCGCTGGAAGGGCTGTCGGACCTGGTCAACACCATCAAGCAGGTGCACGCCAACCTGAACCGCGACCTGCAGGTGATTGGCCTGCTGCGCGTCATGTTCGATCCGCGCGTCACGCTGCAGCAGCAGGTGTCGGCGCAGCTGGAATCGCACTTCGGTGAAAAGGTCTTCAAGACCCTGATTCCGCGCAATGTGCGCCTGGCCGAGGCGCCGTCCTATGGCATGCCGGGCGTGGCGTTCGATCCGTCATCGAAGGGCGCAAAAGCGTACCTGGATTTCGGCGCCGAGATGATCGCGCGCGTCAGGCAGCTGGGCTGA